A window of the Teredinibacter franksiae genome harbors these coding sequences:
- the rodA gene encoding rod shape-determining protein RodA, with protein MKLASQDFVRRLPDSNQDFARAAGMWKRLHIDPILLLLLLLLTCYGVVVLYSASGQQEILVRRQLIFFIIAYVAMFITAQLDIEMVRRWAPWFYLGGIVLLVLVFFWGVGAKGAQRWLSLGFMRFQPSEVMKLAVPIATAAYFSSRALPPQFKHIFVCLFIIVVPAILIFKQPDLGTAILISASGIIVLFLAGLPWRYIIGSIVVLAASIWPMWHWVMKDYQKQRVLTLLDPEADKLGAGWNIIQSKTAIGSGGLQGKGLFNGTQSQLDFLPESHTDFIIAVMAEEFGLIGVLVLIALYLLVIARGLFIALNAQSMFGRLLAGSVTLTFFVYVFVNIGMVAGMLPVVGVPLPLVSLGGTSIVTMLTGFGLLMAIATEKKRVS; from the coding sequence ATGAAATTAGCCAGTCAGGATTTTGTCCGGCGCCTGCCAGATTCCAATCAAGATTTTGCTCGTGCTGCGGGCATGTGGAAACGCCTGCATATCGACCCGATTTTGTTGCTGCTCCTACTGTTATTAACCTGCTACGGCGTGGTGGTTCTCTATAGTGCGAGTGGACAGCAAGAAATTTTAGTTCGTCGTCAATTGATCTTTTTTATCATTGCGTATGTGGCCATGTTTATTACCGCCCAGCTCGATATAGAAATGGTGCGGCGTTGGGCGCCCTGGTTTTACCTTGGTGGCATTGTGTTGTTGGTTCTGGTGTTCTTTTGGGGGGTAGGCGCAAAGGGCGCGCAGCGTTGGCTCAGTTTGGGTTTTATGCGTTTTCAGCCGTCGGAGGTTATGAAGTTGGCGGTGCCTATTGCCACGGCTGCGTATTTTTCTTCACGTGCACTGCCGCCGCAGTTTAAGCATATTTTTGTTTGTCTGTTCATTATTGTCGTGCCTGCTATTTTAATTTTTAAGCAGCCGGATCTGGGTACTGCAATTCTCATTTCTGCTTCGGGTATTATTGTGCTTTTTCTTGCAGGCTTACCATGGCGATACATTATTGGCAGTATTGTCGTATTGGCCGCCAGTATCTGGCCCATGTGGCATTGGGTAATGAAGGACTACCAGAAGCAGCGGGTGTTGACCCTGCTCGACCCCGAAGCCGACAAGCTAGGTGCGGGTTGGAATATTATTCAGTCAAAAACCGCTATTGGCTCAGGTGGGTTACAGGGCAAGGGGCTTTTTAATGGTACCCAGTCGCAATTGGACTTTCTGCCCGAGAGCCACACAGATTTTATTATCGCGGTTATGGCCGAGGAATTTGGTTTGATTGGTGTTTTAGTTCTAATCGCTTTGTACCTGTTGGTCATTGCCCGCGGATTATTTATCGCTTTAAATGCCCAAAGTATGTTTGGTCGGCTATTAGCGGGGAGCGTTACGCTGACATTTTTTGTCTATGTGTTCGTAAATATCGGCATGGTGGCTGGCATGCTGCCGGTCGTAGGTGTACCTTTGCCGTTGGTGAGCCTTGGCGGAACGTCTATTGTTACCATGTTGACCGGGTTCGGATTATTAATGGCTATAGCCACAGAAAAGAAACGTGTTTCCTGA
- the mrdA gene encoding penicillin-binding protein 2 yields the protein MIWAEKELHHFKDHHHEARVFGFRLAIAFIMVLALFGILIARYYTLQVIDYNHYVTRSDSNRIHVRPIPPNRGLIFDTNGELLADNRPTFSLSIVKERTKNLEATIEQLADIIQVEDRHRENFYKLLAQRRRPFEAVPLRYRLNEDEISRIAVNEFRLEGVEIEAQLTRLYPKGSLFAHTVGYVGRINERELGGFNEETYQRYSGTHSIGKIGLEKYYERALLGKVGSENIETNAHGRVLRKLDSVDPAPGKDLQLFLNSGLQTVAKRALDGRRGAVVAIDVQTGGVLAMVSAPTYDPNLFVTGISFADYKLLNESRDLPLFNRTIQGQYPPGSTIKPMLGLGALHHQVVNFGTHISDPGYYQLENDERFYRDWKKGGHGKSVNLNQAIVESCDTFFYDMAFRMGVDRMHSFGKQFGLGKRTGIEVPSERPGLWPSRDWKKATRGMHWFPGDSLNVSIGQGDVLTTPLQLAVMTSTLASRGQHIKPRLVKRIGDKDTKKVVVDKVDVDDLYWDFVLKAMEGVVHSRRGTAHRIGVGTEYRMGGKTGTAQKVGIAQDEEYDANKINERNWDHALYIGFAPIENPQIATAIIVENGEHGSSAAAPMARKLFDAYFKQYPLEQNVGQVNR from the coding sequence ATGATCTGGGCAGAAAAAGAACTGCACCACTTCAAAGATCACCATCATGAAGCCAGGGTTTTTGGTTTTCGTTTGGCGATTGCGTTCATTATGGTACTTGCTCTTTTCGGCATACTGATAGCGCGCTACTACACATTACAGGTGATCGATTACAATCATTACGTCACGCGTTCCGACAGTAATCGCATCCATGTTCGTCCCATCCCCCCCAATCGCGGTTTAATTTTCGATACCAACGGGGAGTTGTTGGCCGATAATCGGCCGACATTTTCGCTGTCGATCGTGAAAGAACGCACAAAAAACCTAGAAGCTACTATCGAGCAGTTGGCCGATATCATTCAGGTTGAAGATCGTCACCGTGAAAACTTCTATAAGTTATTGGCGCAGCGCCGGCGGCCTTTTGAAGCGGTGCCTTTGCGCTACCGTTTGAATGAAGACGAAATCTCCCGAATTGCCGTCAATGAATTTCGCCTAGAGGGCGTAGAAATTGAAGCGCAATTAACACGTCTATATCCGAAAGGTAGTCTATTTGCACATACGGTGGGCTATGTGGGGCGAATTAACGAAAGAGAGCTGGGTGGTTTTAATGAAGAAACCTATCAGCGCTACAGCGGTACTCACAGTATTGGCAAAATTGGTTTGGAAAAATATTACGAGCGTGCCTTGCTGGGCAAGGTGGGCAGTGAAAATATTGAAACCAATGCTCACGGCCGGGTATTACGTAAACTGGATTCCGTAGACCCAGCACCGGGCAAAGATTTACAGCTCTTTTTGAATTCGGGCTTACAGACTGTTGCCAAGCGCGCGCTTGACGGCCGCAGAGGCGCGGTTGTTGCGATAGATGTGCAGACCGGGGGGGTGCTGGCCATGGTGAGTGCGCCCACCTACGATCCCAATTTATTCGTTACGGGTATTAGTTTTGCTGATTATAAGTTGTTGAATGAATCGCGTGACCTGCCTCTTTTTAATCGTACGATTCAGGGGCAGTATCCGCCGGGCTCCACTATTAAGCCTATGTTGGGCCTTGGTGCTTTGCATCATCAGGTTGTGAATTTTGGAACCCATATTTCAGATCCTGGTTACTATCAGCTGGAAAACGACGAGCGTTTTTACCGTGACTGGAAAAAGGGGGGGCACGGAAAAAGCGTCAATTTAAACCAGGCCATAGTTGAATCCTGTGATACTTTTTTCTATGACATGGCATTTCGTATGGGTGTTGATCGGATGCACAGCTTCGGCAAACAATTTGGCCTTGGTAAGCGTACGGGAATTGAAGTGCCCAGTGAGCGCCCGGGTTTGTGGCCTTCACGGGATTGGAAAAAGGCCACTCGGGGTATGCACTGGTTTCCCGGCGATAGTCTTAATGTGAGTATTGGCCAAGGCGATGTATTAACCACACCGCTGCAATTGGCGGTAATGACTTCTACGCTAGCGTCTAGGGGGCAGCATATAAAGCCACGGTTGGTTAAGCGTATAGGTGATAAAGACACAAAAAAAGTCGTTGTTGATAAAGTTGATGTCGATGACCTCTATTGGGATTTCGTCTTGAAAGCAATGGAAGGCGTAGTGCATAGCCGGCGCGGAACAGCCCATCGAATTGGCGTAGGCACTGAGTATCGTATGGGAGGTAAAACCGGTACAGCGCAAAAAGTGGGTATCGCGCAGGACGAAGAATACGATGCGAATAAAATTAATGAACGCAATTGGGATCATGCGCTCTACATAGGCTTCGCGCCTATAGAAAACCCTCAAATAGCCACGGCTATTATTGTCGAAAATGGCGAGCATGGCTCCAGCGCCGCTGCACCTATGGCGAGAAAACTTTTTGATGCCTATTTTAAGCAATATCCTTTGGAGCAAAATGTAGGGCAGGTGAATCGATGA
- the rlmH gene encoding 23S rRNA (pseudouridine(1915)-N(3))-methyltransferase RlmH has protein sequence MKINLLTVGSKMPGWVQQGYQEYAKRMPRELETRLVELPLANRSKNTNTLATKEAEAEQILSSLESLPGHKCIIALDVLGKSLTTEKLAEKMASWQMEAITPCLIIGGPDGLSQRVLQKANEKWSLSGLTMPHPLVRVLIMEQLYRAWTILQNHPYHK, from the coding sequence ATGAAAATTAACCTGCTGACGGTTGGTAGTAAGATGCCCGGTTGGGTTCAGCAGGGGTATCAGGAATACGCGAAGCGTATGCCGCGCGAGTTAGAAACTCGGCTTGTGGAACTTCCTCTGGCAAATCGTTCTAAAAATACGAATACCCTGGCAACAAAGGAAGCCGAAGCAGAGCAAATTTTATCGTCGCTGGAGAGCTTGCCGGGGCATAAGTGCATTATTGCATTGGATGTTCTGGGTAAGAGCCTAACGACCGAGAAGCTGGCTGAAAAAATGGCCTCCTGGCAAATGGAGGCTATAACGCCCTGTTTAATCATTGGGGGGCCAGACGGGCTTTCGCAGCGTGTCTTGCAAAAGGCAAATGAAAAGTGGTCGCTATCGGGCCTTACCATGCCACATCCACTGGTGCGTGTTTTGATCATGGAGCAGTTGTATCGTGCCTGGACCATTCTGCAAAACCATCCGTACCATAAATAG